From a region of the Dehalococcoidia bacterium genome:
- a CDS encoding Zn-ribbon domain-containing OB-fold protein translates to MAVRSEELGDSGTLMYPSRIKLPYTWHAGRVGSRFYREIRDNCKIWGTRCPRCERVYLPPRETCPRCFCAIDEWVEVGDVGTLLTYTVIRYAVPGIQPQKPPYALGIVKLDGASTGLMHLLGEVEPDNIRVGMRLKAVFREAREGNYLDIMYFKPLEP, encoded by the coding sequence ATGGCGGTAAGAAGCGAGGAACTGGGTGACAGCGGTACTTTGATGTATCCCAGCCGCATAAAGCTCCCTTATACCTGGCATGCCGGAAGGGTCGGGAGCAGGTTTTACCGGGAGATAAGGGACAACTGCAAAATCTGGGGAACCAGATGTCCCCGGTGTGAGCGGGTGTATTTGCCACCCAGGGAGACCTGCCCGCGGTGTTTTTGCGCTATAGATGAATGGGTTGAGGTCGGGGACGTCGGCACCTTATTGACCTACACCGTTATAAGATATGCCGTACCGGGCATCCAGCCACAGAAGCCCCCGTACGCCCTGGGCATAGTAAAGCTGGATGGAGCGAGCACCGGGCTAATGCATCTGCTGGGGGAGGTTGAGCCGGATAATATCAGGGTTGGTATGAGGTTAAAGGCTGTGTTTCGTGAAGCTCGGGAAGGTAACTATCTGGATATTATGTATTTCAAGCCTCTTGAGCCTTAA
- a CDS encoding thiolase family protein, with amino-acid sequence MDKVGIIGVAQTRYRRYNPASHAEMAYQVTCEALEDAGLTIGDIDNTITVCNDFWDGRTISCMTITEATGSHRVPTTNVEGDGTYGALMGAMRILSGLHKVTLVVAQSKISEGIPQVISNAMFDPVYERVLGVDAISSSALQMRSYMSKYGVTEEQCAKVSVKNHGNAKANPYAQLPLDITVEDVLKSRVLADPIKLLDASPISDGACAIIMTEEKTAGERCSKPIWIKGIGHCADAYHLGDRDLAEVDALVSAAGRAYKMAGVINPMDEIDLAEVYDAFSYMELMWMEGLGLCGRGEGGNMVDSGVTELGGALPVNPSGGVLSAHAVQVAGLVRIAEAVLQLRGEAGARQVEGAKVALAHGIEGACGQGHCVFVLES; translated from the coding sequence GTGGATAAAGTGGGCATTATCGGAGTTGCTCAGACCAGGTATAGGAGATACAACCCGGCATCCCATGCTGAGATGGCCTACCAGGTTACCTGCGAGGCACTGGAGGATGCTGGGCTTACCATCGGAGACATTGATAATACGATCACTGTCTGCAACGATTTCTGGGATGGACGTACCATCTCCTGCATGACGATTACGGAAGCAACCGGTTCCCACCGGGTACCAACCACCAATGTGGAAGGGGATGGCACCTACGGTGCACTCATGGGGGCTATGCGAATACTTTCCGGCCTCCACAAGGTGACACTAGTGGTGGCGCAGAGCAAGATCTCTGAGGGTATCCCGCAGGTCATCAGCAATGCCATGTTCGATCCTGTCTACGAACGTGTCCTGGGGGTTGACGCCATAAGCTCATCGGCGCTCCAGATGAGAAGTTACATGTCAAAATACGGGGTCACCGAGGAGCAATGCGCAAAAGTATCGGTAAAGAACCATGGAAATGCTAAGGCCAACCCTTACGCACAATTGCCGCTGGATATAACCGTCGAAGATGTTCTTAAATCCAGGGTGCTGGCGGACCCGATAAAGCTCCTTGATGCCTCTCCCATCTCCGATGGGGCATGCGCGATCATAATGACAGAGGAGAAGACAGCAGGGGAGAGGTGCAGCAAGCCTATATGGATAAAGGGCATCGGTCATTGTGCCGATGCATATCATCTGGGGGATCGCGATCTGGCTGAGGTAGATGCACTGGTTTCGGCTGCGGGAAGGGCTTACAAAATGGCTGGAGTTATAAATCCCATGGATGAAATTGACCTGGCAGAGGTCTACGATGCTTTCTCATATATGGAGCTAATGTGGATGGAAGGGCTGGGCCTGTGTGGGCGGGGTGAAGGCGGTAACATGGTGGATTCGGGTGTGACCGAGTTAGGTGGCGCTTTGCCTGTTAACCCATCCGGAGGGGTGCTCTCCGCGCATGCGGTTCAGGTTGCCGGGCTGGTGCGGATTGCCGAAGCGGTGCTGCAGTTAAGGGGTGAGGCCGGTGCCAGACAGGTTGAGGGAGCGAAGGTAGCATTGGCGCATGGTATCGAGGGAGCATGTGGGCAGGGACACTGTGTATTTGTCCTCGAGAGCTAG
- a CDS encoding MaoC/PaaZ C-terminal domain-containing protein produces MKYFEEIQVGDVEVTRARTITEADIVNFAAFSGDWYPLHTDVEYAKKGPFGERIAHGMLVLSVATGLMPLYEMAIIAFYGMDRVRFTAPTKIGDTIHVELEVVDKQDKGDLGGVVNLKQSVKNQRGEDVAVSTIKVFIARKPS; encoded by the coding sequence ATGAAGTATTTTGAAGAGATTCAGGTCGGTGATGTGGAGGTAACCAGAGCGAGAACGATCACCGAAGCCGACATTGTCAACTTCGCCGCTTTTAGCGGGGACTGGTATCCGCTTCATACTGACGTGGAATATGCTAAGAAGGGCCCTTTCGGGGAGAGGATAGCCCATGGCATGCTGGTGCTTTCGGTGGCGACCGGGCTCATGCCGCTTTACGAGATGGCAATTATAGCGTTCTACGGTATGGACAGGGTGCGGTTTACCGCACCCACCAAGATCGGCGATACCATTCACGTTGAACTGGAGGTAGTTGACAAGCAGGATAAGGGTGATCTGGGTGGCGTTGTCAATCTGAAGCAGTCGGTTAAGAACCAGCGAGGGGAGGATGTGGCAGTATCCACCATAAAGGTATTTATTGCCAGGAAACCGAGCTGA
- a CDS encoding DUF2752 domain-containing protein — translation MLQCANKTRLLRIAVLGAVFIAAWFWQGEGVSLCLFHTLTGLECPGCGMTRAFHAISHGDFAAAVNYNIFSPALYFFFMAILLSDIVYLTTGRRIPLRVPERIEQVSGYTALFLVMTYCVLRNIIPIEEFI, via the coding sequence TTGCTACAGTGCGCAAATAAGACACGGTTACTACGCATCGCCGTCCTGGGTGCAGTATTTATCGCAGCCTGGTTCTGGCAAGGGGAAGGGGTCAGCCTTTGCCTGTTTCATACCCTGACCGGACTAGAATGCCCCGGCTGCGGCATGACCAGAGCCTTTCACGCTATCTCCCACGGTGATTTCGCCGCCGCGGTTAACTACAATATATTCTCGCCAGCACTATACTTCTTCTTCATGGCAATCCTTCTCTCAGATATTGTATATCTAACTACGGGGCGGCGTATCCCGCTGCGAGTGCCGGAAAGGATAGAACAGGTTTCTGGATATACTGCACTATTCCTGGTGATGACGTACTGTGTTTTAAGGAATATTATACCGATAGAAGAATTCATTTAA
- a CDS encoding DUF4234 domain-containing protein, whose product MAKRAKVSERGIPLYIVLSVLTCGLFQIYWFIVLADDIKRLKGGTKPNGVIDFLLGFITCGIYFLYCYYQYPKYIVEIQEKRGIEVNDVSLISLLVGIFFGIISLAVIQNEVNKIATVRK is encoded by the coding sequence ATGGCTAAACGGGCAAAGGTAAGCGAGAGGGGTATACCTCTATACATTGTATTATCAGTACTCACATGCGGCCTCTTCCAAATATACTGGTTTATTGTTCTCGCTGATGATATAAAACGGCTCAAGGGTGGAACGAAGCCAAATGGAGTTATTGATTTTCTCCTGGGGTTTATAACCTGTGGTATATACTTCTTATATTGTTATTACCAGTATCCCAAATATATAGTGGAGATTCAGGAGAAAAGAGGGATAGAGGTAAATGACGTTTCTCTTATATCGCTTCTGGTGGGCATATTTTTTGGCATAATCAGCCTAGCGGTGATCCAGAACGAAGTAAACAAGATTGCTACAGTGCGCAAATAA